A genomic window from Eriocheir sinensis breed Jianghai 21 chromosome 9, ASM2467909v1, whole genome shotgun sequence includes:
- the LOC126995945 gene encoding uncharacterized protein LOC126995945 isoform X1 yields the protein MTGGDPDDVLETDCQFRCVLQLHLNEMSLLFAPDMDAVDPTRHKEDFKDLDSFVRLKTQSDTTYPPHYYIYQKYFLNNWWTENKLTGVPRLLVGKRNRDGVVHTLQMLQTDDMPGLAEGKWQPSVCINVLDKFLNFVKRRVVAEPDVVHCFEKSAPPRRDIRHYCDPNLEDILPNWYKQKLFNAQDEESDCSGGSS from the exons ATGACAGGAG GGGATCCTGATGATGTCCTGGAAACTGACTGTCAGTTCCGGTGTGTGCTGCAGCTGCACTTGAACGAGATGTCGCTGCTCTTTGCCCCAGACATGGATGCAGTGGACCCAACACGCCACAAGGAAGACTTTAAGGACCTGGACAGCTTTGTGAGACTGAAAACACAGTCCGATACAACATATCCACCTCATTATTATATATATCAGAA GTATTTCCTGAACAATTGGTGGACTGAAAACAAGTTAACAGGTGTCCCAAGGCTTCTGGTAGGCAAAAGGAACCGTGATGGAGTGGTGCACACACTGCAGATGCTACAGACAGACGACATGCCTGGGTTGGCTGAG GGGAAGTGGCAACCATCCGTATGCATCAATGTCTTGGACAAGTTCCTCAATTTTGTCAAAAGAAGGGTGGTTGCAGAACCTGACGTGGTTCATTGCTTTGAGAAGTCTGCTCCGCCACGCCGTGACATCCGCCACTACTGCGACCCCAACCTGGAAGACATCCTACCCAACTGGTACAAACAGAAGCTCTTCAACGCACAAGATGAAGAGAGTGACTGCAGCGGCGGTAGTAGCTAA
- the LOC126995945 gene encoding uncharacterized protein LOC126995945 isoform X2 gives MTGGDPDDVLETDCQFRCVLQLHLNEMSLLFAPDMDAVDPTRHKEDFKDLDSFVRLKTQSDTTYPPHYYIYQKYFLNNWWTENKLTGVPRLLVGKRNRDGVVHTLQMLQTDDMPGLAEGKWQPSVCINVLDKFLNFVKRRVVAEPDVVHCFEKSAPPRRDIRHYCDPNLEDILPNWYKQKLFNTQDEESDCSGGSS, from the exons ATGACAGGAG GGGATCCTGATGATGTCCTGGAAACTGACTGTCAGTTCCGGTGTGTGCTGCAGCTGCACTTGAACGAGATGTCGCTGCTCTTTGCCCCAGACATGGATGCAGTGGACCCAACACGCCACAAGGAAGACTTTAAGGACCTGGACAGCTTTGTGAGACTGAAAACACAGTCCGATACAACATATCCACCTCATTATTATATATATCAGAA GTATTTCCTGAACAATTGGTGGACTGAAAACAAGTTAACAGGTGTCCCAAGGCTTCTGGTAGGCAAAAGGAACCGTGATGGAGTGGTGCACACACTGCAGATGCTACAGACAGACGACATGCCTGGGTTGGCTGAG GGGAAGTGGCAACCATCCGTATGCATCAATGTCTTGGACAAGTTCCTCAATTTTGTCAAAAGAAGGGTGGTTGCAGAACCTGACGTGGTTCATTGCTTTGAGAAGTCTGCTCCGCCACGCCGTGACATCCGCCACTACTGCGACCCCAACCTGGAAGACATCCTACCCAACTGGTACAAACAGAAGCTCTTCAACACACAAGATGAAGAGAGTGACTGCAGCGGTGGTAGTAGCTAA